One genomic segment of Virgibacillus doumboii includes these proteins:
- a CDS encoding heavy-metal-associated domain-containing protein encodes MQKATIHLETLSCPSCMQKIENAVKGLNGIEKDSVKVLFNSSKVKANFDSEAVAIETIEKAIEDLGYPVIKSKVKAVA; translated from the coding sequence ATGCAAAAAGCAACAATCCATTTAGAAACCTTATCTTGTCCATCCTGTATGCAAAAGATCGAGAATGCAGTCAAAGGATTGAACGGTATCGAGAAAGACAGCGTGAAAGTGTTATTCAACTCAAGTAAAGTAAAAGCCAATTTTGACTCAGAAGCCGTAGCAATAGAAACAATCGAAAAGGCGATTGAAGACCTGGGATATCCAGTTATCAAATCAAAGGTGAAAGCCGTCGCCTAA
- a CDS encoding Dps family protein, giving the protein MAQNKTPQERLQEEQKHKEHVHHTKINAAAIADHILGNIHTMHIKLHQYHWYVKGPHFFSLHDKLKEMYHTNEEWFDKIAERLIASGHKPASTTAEFVKYSMLSEDPADKYLKAEEMIEIVIEDFRNTRGLTIRAIRLAQEEDDDALEDTLIAFKEHFDENIWMLQAYLGKEALEDDDDFEVDDDEE; this is encoded by the coding sequence ATGGCACAAAACAAAACACCGCAAGAAAGACTGCAAGAAGAACAAAAGCACAAAGAACACGTACACCACACAAAAATCAACGCAGCAGCCATTGCAGATCATATTTTGGGAAATATTCATACAATGCATATAAAGTTGCACCAGTATCATTGGTATGTGAAAGGGCCGCATTTCTTCAGTCTTCATGACAAATTGAAAGAAATGTACCATACAAACGAAGAATGGTTCGATAAAATTGCGGAACGCTTGATCGCTTCTGGCCATAAACCAGCTTCCACAACCGCCGAATTCGTAAAATATTCCATGCTTTCGGAAGATCCGGCTGACAAGTATTTGAAAGCGGAAGAAATGATTGAAATTGTGATCGAAGATTTCAGGAACACCCGTGGTTTAACCATACGCGCTATCCGTTTGGCACAAGAAGAAGACGATGATGCGTTAGAAGATACACTGATTGCTTTCAAAGAACATTTTGACGAAAATATCTGGATGCTGCAAGCATACCTTGGCAAAGAAGCATTGGAAGACGACGATGATTTTGAAGTGGATGATGACGAAGAATAA